The following coding sequences are from one Bradyrhizobium sp. 200 window:
- a CDS encoding SDR family NAD(P)-dependent oxidoreductase translates to MQLKDQAAIVTGGASGLGAATARRLAAQGAKVAVCDLNANLAESVAAEIGGVAVICDVSDAASAEAAIAKAAAAHGPARVLVNCAGIGVAKRVIGKEGPMALGDFDKVIKVNLIGSFNMLRLATAGMSKLEPLATGERGVVISTASVAAYDGQIGQSAYSASKGGIVAMTLPIARELAQFGIRVLTIAPGLFLTPLLANLPQEAQDSLAASIPFPRRLGQADEFASLALHMIDNPYLNGEVVRLDAALRMAPR, encoded by the coding sequence ATGCAGTTGAAGGACCAGGCCGCCATCGTCACCGGCGGTGCATCGGGATTGGGCGCCGCGACCGCGCGCCGGCTCGCCGCGCAGGGCGCCAAGGTCGCGGTCTGCGATCTCAACGCCAATCTCGCCGAATCCGTTGCCGCGGAAATCGGCGGCGTTGCCGTGATCTGCGACGTTTCCGATGCGGCCTCTGCGGAAGCCGCAATCGCCAAGGCTGCGGCGGCCCACGGCCCGGCGCGCGTGCTGGTGAATTGCGCCGGCATCGGCGTCGCCAAGCGCGTGATCGGCAAGGAAGGTCCGATGGCGCTCGGCGACTTCGACAAGGTGATCAAGGTCAACCTGATCGGCTCCTTCAATATGCTGCGTCTGGCGACGGCTGGTATGTCGAAGCTGGAGCCGCTTGCAACGGGCGAGCGTGGCGTCGTGATTTCCACGGCTTCCGTCGCGGCCTATGACGGCCAGATCGGTCAGTCGGCCTATTCGGCCTCGAAGGGCGGCATCGTCGCCATGACGCTGCCAATTGCGCGCGAACTGGCGCAGTTCGGCATCCGCGTGCTGACGATCGCGCCGGGCCTCTTCCTCACGCCGCTGCTCGCCAATCTGCCGCAGGAGGCGCAGGACTCGCTCGCCGCTTCGATCCCGTTCCCGCGCCGGCTCGGTCAGGCCGACGAGTTCGCCTCGCTGGCGCTGCACATGATCGACAACCCCTATTTGAACGGCGAAGTGGTGCGGCTCGATGCCGCGCTTCGCATGGCCCCGCGCTAG
- a CDS encoding thioesterase family protein, which yields MFVNRRDVQIQWGDCDPANIVYYPRYFAMFDDSTSIMFEAAGYSKQDLIHKYGLVGIPMVDTRAKFHIPSTHGDWIRIESRIESFKRSSFEVIHNVFKGEALAIEAFETRVLVGKHPDDPAKLKSAPMPQEIIDRFMRG from the coding sequence ATGTTCGTCAACCGGCGAGACGTGCAGATCCAGTGGGGCGACTGCGACCCCGCCAACATCGTCTACTACCCGCGTTATTTTGCGATGTTCGACGATTCGACGTCGATCATGTTCGAAGCGGCCGGTTATTCGAAGCAGGACCTCATCCACAAATATGGCCTGGTCGGCATCCCCATGGTGGACACGCGGGCGAAATTCCACATCCCCTCGACCCATGGCGACTGGATCAGAATCGAAAGCCGGATCGAGAGCTTCAAGCGATCCAGCTTCGAGGTGATCCATAACGTGTTCAAGGGGGAGGCGCTGGCGATCGAGGCGTTCGAGACCCGCGTGCTGGTCGGCAAGCATCCGGACGACCCCGCAAAGCTCAAATCGGCGCCGATGCCGCAGGAGATCATCGATCGCTTCATGCGGGGCTGA
- a CDS encoding ABC transporter substrate-binding protein translates to MKKAFLSAAAIVAALVSPAVAQTNEITIGITVTTTGPAAALGIPERNSLDFVPKEIGGVPIKVIVLDDGGDPTAATTNARRFVTESKADIIMGSSTTPPTVAVSTVANEAGIPHFGLAPLPINEARMKWSVAMPQPIPIMGKVLYEHMKAHGIKTVGYIGYSDSYGDLWVNDFKTQAIPMGLTMVTEERYARPDTSVAGQVLKLVAANPDAILVGASGTAAALPQSALRERGYKGLIYQTHGAASMDFIRIAGAAAEGVIMASGPVMSPETQPDSALTKKPGLALNTAYEAKYGANSRSQFAGHSYDAFEVLKRVIPVALKTAKPGTPEFREAIRLALMSEKEIAASQGVYNFTEKDRYGLDDRSRIILTVKDGKYVPAK, encoded by the coding sequence ATGAAGAAGGCTTTTCTGTCCGCCGCAGCAATTGTAGCGGCTCTCGTCTCGCCGGCGGTTGCGCAGACCAACGAAATCACGATCGGCATCACCGTCACCACGACCGGGCCTGCGGCTGCCTTGGGTATTCCCGAACGCAACTCGCTCGACTTCGTGCCGAAGGAAATCGGCGGCGTGCCAATCAAGGTGATCGTGCTCGACGACGGCGGCGATCCGACGGCGGCGACCACCAATGCCCGGCGGTTCGTGACCGAATCCAAGGCCGACATCATCATGGGCTCCTCGACGACGCCGCCGACGGTTGCCGTCTCCACCGTCGCGAACGAGGCGGGGATTCCGCATTTCGGCCTCGCGCCGCTCCCGATCAACGAAGCGCGCATGAAATGGTCGGTCGCGATGCCGCAGCCGATTCCGATCATGGGCAAGGTGCTGTACGAGCACATGAAGGCGCACGGCATCAAGACCGTGGGCTACATCGGCTACTCCGATTCCTACGGTGATCTCTGGGTCAACGACTTCAAGACCCAGGCCATTCCGATGGGCCTGACCATGGTGACCGAAGAGCGCTATGCTCGTCCCGATACGTCGGTCGCGGGTCAGGTGCTAAAACTGGTCGCCGCCAATCCCGACGCCATTCTGGTCGGTGCCTCCGGCACCGCCGCAGCGTTGCCGCAGAGCGCGCTGCGCGAGCGCGGCTACAAGGGCCTGATCTACCAGACCCACGGCGCCGCCAGCATGGACTTCATCCGCATCGCGGGTGCAGCGGCCGAGGGCGTGATCATGGCGTCCGGTCCGGTGATGTCACCGGAAACTCAGCCCGACAGCGCGCTGACCAAGAAGCCGGGCCTCGCGCTCAACACCGCCTATGAAGCCAAGTATGGCGCCAACAGCCGCAGCCAGTTCGCCGGCCATTCCTACGATGCGTTTGAAGTGCTCAAGCGCGTGATACCGGTGGCGTTGAAGACGGCGAAACCGGGCACACCGGAATTCCGCGAGGCGATCCGCCTGGCGCTGATGTCCGAGAAGGAGATCGCGGCCAGCCAGGGTGTCTACAACTTCACCGAAAAGGATCGCTACGGCCTCGACGACCGCTCGCGCATCATCCTGACCGTGAAGGACGGCAAGTACGTCCCGGCGAAGTAA
- a CDS encoding branched-chain amino acid ABC transporter ATP-binding protein/permease, with translation MNRRTPLIIFALVMAAIPFIPGVPPFWIVLLNNIGLAALVAMGLVLLTGVGGLTSFGQAAFCGFGAYTTAVLTTAYGVSPWLTLPLSLLVSGIAAVLLGIVTVRLSGHYLPLGTIAWGIGLFYLFSKLEFLGRNDGISGIPPLSIGSFRMLDPGTIYFAIWIGVLISALLTMNLLDSRTGRAIRALRRGHIAGEAFGVQTPRAKLLVFVYAAVLAGLSGWLYAHFQRAANPTPFGAHAGIEYLFIAVVGGAGYVWGAVLGAGIVVVLKEILQSYLPYVFGGQSQLETIVFGILLVVLLQLAPTGVWPWLMARLPFKPARKVPDTSLPLAKRERAPASAAALLQIEKARKQFGGVIAVNDVSFDVRSREIVALIGPNGAGKSTTFNLITGVLTTTGGTISVLGHKVDNAPPQEVVKLGVARTFQHVKLVPDMTVLENVAIGAHLRGSSGAISSMFRLDRADEAKLLAEAARQIERVGLGDQIDQLAGSLSLGQQRIVEIARALCVDPLLLLLDEPAAGLRHMEKQRLAALLRQLRDGGMSVLLVEHDMGFVMDLADRIVVLDFGTKIAEGTPAAIKTNPDVIKAYLGATA, from the coding sequence ATGAACCGGCGAACCCCTCTCATCATCTTCGCACTCGTCATGGCGGCGATCCCGTTCATCCCGGGCGTGCCGCCGTTCTGGATCGTGCTGCTCAACAATATCGGCCTCGCCGCGCTGGTGGCGATGGGGCTGGTGCTGCTCACCGGCGTCGGCGGCCTCACCTCGTTCGGCCAGGCCGCCTTTTGCGGCTTCGGCGCCTATACCACGGCGGTCTTGACCACGGCCTACGGTGTCTCGCCCTGGCTGACATTGCCGCTCTCGCTGCTGGTCAGCGGCATCGCCGCGGTCCTGCTCGGTATCGTCACGGTGCGCCTGTCGGGCCATTATCTGCCGCTCGGCACCATCGCCTGGGGCATCGGCCTGTTCTATCTGTTCAGCAAGCTGGAATTCCTCGGCCGCAATGACGGCATATCGGGCATCCCGCCGCTCTCGATCGGCAGCTTCCGGATGCTCGATCCCGGCACGATCTATTTCGCAATCTGGATCGGGGTTCTCATCTCGGCGCTGCTGACGATGAACCTGCTTGATTCCCGCACCGGCCGAGCGATCCGCGCGCTGCGGCGCGGGCATATCGCGGGCGAAGCGTTCGGCGTGCAGACGCCGCGCGCAAAACTGCTGGTGTTCGTTTATGCGGCCGTTCTCGCAGGCCTGTCCGGCTGGCTCTATGCCCATTTCCAGCGCGCCGCCAACCCGACCCCGTTCGGCGCGCATGCCGGCATCGAATATCTGTTCATCGCGGTGGTCGGCGGCGCCGGCTATGTCTGGGGCGCGGTGCTCGGCGCAGGTATCGTCGTCGTCCTCAAGGAGATCCTGCAGAGCTACCTGCCCTATGTTTTTGGCGGCCAGAGCCAGCTCGAGACCATCGTGTTCGGCATCCTGCTGGTCGTTTTGCTGCAACTGGCGCCGACCGGCGTCTGGCCGTGGCTGATGGCGCGACTGCCGTTCAAGCCGGCCCGCAAGGTGCCCGACACGTCGCTTCCCCTTGCCAAGCGCGAGCGCGCGCCGGCCTCCGCTGCCGCGCTGCTGCAGATCGAGAAAGCGCGCAAGCAGTTCGGCGGCGTCATTGCCGTCAACGACGTCTCCTTCGACGTCCGCTCCCGCGAGATCGTTGCCCTGATCGGGCCCAACGGCGCCGGCAAGAGCACGACCTTCAACCTGATCACGGGCGTACTGACGACGACCGGCGGCACCATCTCGGTGCTCGGCCACAAGGTCGACAACGCCCCGCCGCAAGAAGTGGTAAAGCTCGGCGTCGCGCGCACCTTCCAGCATGTCAAGCTGGTGCCCGACATGACCGTGCTGGAGAACGTCGCGATCGGCGCGCATCTGCGCGGGTCTTCGGGCGCGATCTCCAGCATGTTCCGGCTGGACCGCGCCGATGAAGCCAAGCTGCTGGCGGAAGCCGCGCGCCAGATCGAGCGCGTCGGCCTCGGCGACCAGATCGACCAGTTGGCGGGAAGCCTGTCGCTCGGCCAGCAGCGCATCGTCGAGATTGCGCGCGCACTGTGCGTCGATCCATTGCTGCTGCTGCTCGACGAGCCGGCCGCAGGCCTGCGCCACATGGAAAAGCAGCGGCTCGCCGCCCTGCTCCGTCAATTGCGCGACGGCGGCATGTCGGTGCTGCTGGTCGAGCACGACATGGGCTTTGTGATGGATCTCGCCGACCGCATCGTGGTGCTCGATTTCGGCACCAAGATCGCCGAGGGCACGCCGGCCGCGATCAAGACCAATCCCGATGTGATCAAGGCCTATCTCGGAGCGACCGCATGA
- a CDS encoding ABC transporter ATP-binding protein: MSALLSVSDAHVSYGKVEAVRSVSLDVADNEIVTIIGANGAGKTTLLNAIMGVLPLKGATTFAGTDMAPLDIEDRVAAGLCLVPEHRELFGTMNVEDNLQLGAFRIPKATAAKSFERVYALFPRLKERRKQLAGTLSGGEQQMLAMGRALMGAPKLLMLDEPSLGLAPIIVADIFRTIGELRAAGVSVLLVEQNAQAALQIADRAYVMELGEFILSGSAKDIASNQRVAASYLGFQHEGASGI; this comes from the coding sequence ATGAGCGCGCTGTTATCGGTCTCCGACGCCCACGTTTCCTACGGCAAGGTCGAAGCCGTGCGTTCGGTTTCGCTCGACGTCGCTGACAACGAGATCGTCACCATCATCGGCGCCAACGGCGCCGGCAAGACCACGCTGCTCAACGCCATCATGGGCGTGCTGCCGCTCAAGGGCGCCACCACCTTCGCCGGCACCGACATGGCCCCGCTCGATATCGAGGATCGCGTTGCGGCGGGCCTGTGTCTCGTGCCCGAGCACCGCGAATTGTTCGGCACCATGAATGTCGAGGACAATCTGCAGCTCGGCGCTTTCCGGATTCCAAAGGCCACGGCAGCAAAATCGTTCGAGCGGGTCTATGCGCTGTTTCCGCGGCTGAAAGAGCGACGCAAGCAACTGGCCGGCACGCTGTCCGGCGGCGAGCAGCAGATGCTGGCGATGGGCCGCGCTTTGATGGGCGCCCCAAAACTGTTGATGCTGGACGAGCCGAGCCTTGGGCTGGCGCCGATCATCGTTGCCGACATCTTCCGCACCATCGGCGAACTGCGCGCCGCCGGCGTCTCGGTGCTGCTGGTCGAGCAGAACGCGCAAGCCGCCCTGCAGATCGCCGACCGCGCCTATGTCATGGAACTCGGCGAGTTCATCCTGTCCGGATCGGCAAAGGATATCGCGAGCAACCAGCGGGTGGCGGCAAGCTATCTGGGGTTCCAGCACGAGGGTGCGAGCGGGATTTAG
- a CDS encoding tripartite tricarboxylate transporter substrate binding protein: MGRSFSLWAGLTLGSALGSVLGLALALLPVSPVAAAPFPDKPVRIVVPFPAGGSNDVIARLLGAKLGELWGQTVIIENRAGAGGNIGAEAVARSAPDGATLLLTAPGPLAINQALYAKLSFDPGKDFAPVALIASVPIVLAVHPDVKAKTVGELVALAAAAPGTLNFGSSGNGSTNHLAGELFKARAGINIVHVPYRGAAPAMNDLIAGQIQMMFDNMPAIRPQVLGGTIRALAVAGTARSPLFPDVPTMVEAGVRDFDASSWFGMVAPAGTPPEVLSLLTASIGKVLQDPDVVKKLAEIGAEPGALSGAAFGAFLRSETEKWGKVAVSAGVKLE, translated from the coding sequence ATGGGCCGATCGTTTTCGTTGTGGGCGGGGCTGACCTTGGGGTCGGCCTTGGGGTCGGTCTTGGGGCTGGCCTTGGCATTGCTGCCAGTTTCGCCAGTTGCCGCGGCGCCGTTCCCGGACAAGCCGGTGCGCATCGTGGTGCCGTTTCCTGCCGGTGGGTCCAACGACGTGATCGCGCGGCTGCTTGGCGCCAAACTCGGCGAACTGTGGGGCCAGACGGTCATCATTGAGAACCGCGCCGGCGCCGGGGGCAATATCGGCGCAGAAGCCGTCGCACGTTCGGCGCCCGACGGTGCCACGCTGCTGCTGACCGCGCCGGGACCGCTTGCGATCAACCAGGCGCTCTATGCCAAATTGTCCTTCGATCCGGGCAAGGATTTCGCCCCGGTCGCGTTGATCGCCTCGGTTCCGATCGTGCTTGCCGTTCATCCGGATGTGAAGGCGAAGACGGTCGGCGAGTTGGTCGCGCTCGCCGCGGCGGCGCCCGGCACACTGAACTTCGGTTCATCGGGTAACGGCTCGACCAATCACCTCGCTGGGGAGCTGTTCAAGGCGCGCGCCGGTATCAACATTGTGCATGTCCCTTACCGCGGCGCGGCGCCTGCGATGAACGACCTGATCGCCGGGCAGATTCAGATGATGTTCGACAACATGCCGGCCATCCGACCGCAGGTGCTCGGCGGCACCATCCGGGCTCTTGCGGTTGCGGGCACCGCGCGCTCGCCGCTGTTTCCCGATGTGCCGACCATGGTCGAGGCCGGCGTTCGCGATTTCGATGCCTCGTCCTGGTTCGGAATGGTGGCGCCCGCCGGCACTCCGCCGGAGGTGCTCTCGCTCCTCACAGCGTCGATCGGCAAGGTGCTGCAGGATCCGGATGTGGTGAAGAAGCTTGCCGAAATTGGTGCGGAGCCCGGCGCGCTCTCCGGCGCTGCGTTCGGCGCGTTCCTTCGGTCCGAGACCGAGAAGTGGGGCAAGGTGGCGGTGAGCGCCGGGGTCAAGCTTGAATAG
- a CDS encoding amidohydrolase family protein, with translation MTASTRPIHPSPGPDRHPRRPIFAAPRGACDCHVHVFGPQANYPFSPQRSYTPEDCTFEDLELLHAALGIDRAVIVQGGAHGTDNRVTLAALDRDPDRLRGVAVIPSGLPRGDIEDMHRRGIRGCRMSTVVSGGASFAHLEGLAGETFDFGWHLVLHFDKAVELVELAPRLLALRSAFVLDHLARIGGREGVSSPAFMTLMRLLDTGRCWVKLASLYRLSAEPYPHLDMLPMIASVVAHRPDRVIWGSNWPHPICPVPMPNDGDIVDLIPLWLPDVHTQRQVLVNNPASLYGFPPIE, from the coding sequence ATGACCGCCTCCACCCGCCCTATCCATCCAAGCCCGGGCCCCGACCGCCATCCAAGACGGCCGATCTTCGCTGCGCCGCGCGGGGCTTGCGACTGCCACGTGCATGTGTTCGGTCCTCAGGCGAACTATCCTTTCAGCCCGCAGCGCAGCTACACCCCCGAAGATTGCACGTTCGAGGATCTCGAACTGCTCCATGCGGCACTTGGCATCGATCGCGCGGTCATCGTGCAGGGCGGCGCCCACGGCACCGACAATCGCGTCACATTGGCAGCACTCGACCGCGATCCCGACAGGTTGCGCGGCGTCGCTGTAATCCCCTCCGGCCTGCCACGCGGCGACATTGAGGACATGCACCGCCGTGGCATTCGCGGCTGCCGAATGTCGACCGTGGTCAGCGGCGGCGCGTCGTTCGCGCATTTGGAAGGGTTAGCCGGCGAGACCTTCGACTTCGGGTGGCATCTGGTACTGCACTTCGACAAGGCCGTCGAACTGGTCGAACTCGCGCCGCGGCTGCTGGCACTGCGCAGTGCCTTCGTGCTCGATCATCTCGCCCGTATCGGTGGCCGCGAGGGCGTGAGTTCGCCAGCGTTCATGACGTTGATGCGGCTGCTCGACACCGGCCGCTGCTGGGTCAAGCTTGCGAGCCTTTACCGCTTGTCCGCCGAGCCCTATCCCCATCTGGATATGCTGCCGATGATTGCCAGCGTGGTCGCCCACCGTCCCGACCGGGTTATCTGGGGAAGCAACTGGCCGCACCCGATCTGCCCGGTGCCGATGCCGAACGACGGTGATATCGTTGACTTGATTCCGCTGTGGCTACCGGACGTGCACACGCAGCGGCAGGTGCTGGTCAACAACCCCGCCTCGCTGTACGGCTTTCCGCCGATCGAGTGA
- a CDS encoding feruloyl-CoA synthase: MSVSTDAAARGDHPLRPISFGTPAVHVERRDDGTIYLRPKAQLRDYPVRITDRLHHWVEAAPDRVFMAERNAARGWRQITYAELLASSRHIASALLARGLSAEKPVVILSGNSIDHVLIAFGALYAGIPFCPVSPAYSLVSRDYGKLSYLMKLLTPGLVFADDAAKFADALAANVSLDTEIAASRGAVSGRDVTTLADLMATPLHPRLDTVHEAIGPDTIAKFLLTSGSTGNPKAVINTQRMICANQVMLRETLAFLKDEPPVIVDWLPWNHTFGGNHNIGLTLYNGGSMYLDEGKPMPGGIDETVRNLQEISPTVYFNVPKGYESLLPYLRDDGALRKKFFARLHAMFFSGAALSAFVWNSLDELSVQETGYRVPMLTGLGATETAPFFMSVNPLTSRSGHVGLPVLGNDAKLVPNNGKLEVRAKGPNVMPGYWRQPDITAKSFDEEGFYKMGDALKPAVADDFDAGFDFDGRIGEDFKLASGTWVSVGPLRARFVAACAPLVRDVVIAGINRDEISALVVLDLDGCRLINPTLPLDDLAAAASDPLIVAAFRERFQKLVAGATGSSTRIVRAVLLDTPLSIDRGEVTDKGSINQRAVLENRSALIDEIYSPAPPAQVITLS; encoded by the coding sequence ATGTCTGTCTCGACCGACGCCGCCGCGCGCGGCGATCATCCGCTGCGCCCGATTTCGTTCGGCACGCCCGCAGTGCATGTCGAGCGCCGCGACGACGGCACCATCTATCTGCGCCCGAAAGCGCAGTTGCGCGACTATCCGGTACGCATCACCGACCGCCTGCATCATTGGGTTGAAGCTGCGCCCGATCGGGTCTTCATGGCAGAGCGGAACGCCGCGCGGGGATGGCGGCAGATCACCTATGCGGAGCTGCTCGCCTCGTCGCGGCACATCGCGTCCGCGCTGCTGGCGCGCGGGCTTTCCGCGGAAAAGCCGGTGGTCATCCTCTCCGGCAACTCGATCGATCACGTATTGATCGCGTTCGGCGCACTCTATGCAGGCATTCCGTTCTGCCCGGTATCGCCGGCCTATTCGCTGGTATCGCGGGACTACGGCAAGCTCAGCTATCTGATGAAGCTGTTGACGCCCGGCCTTGTGTTCGCCGATGACGCCGCGAAATTCGCCGATGCGCTGGCCGCCAACGTATCCCTCGATACCGAGATCGCGGCGTCGCGCGGCGCGGTATCCGGCCGCGACGTAACCACGCTGGCGGATCTGATGGCGACGCCGTTGCATCCACGGCTCGACACGGTGCACGAGGCCATCGGCCCGGATACGATCGCAAAATTCCTGCTGACGTCGGGCTCCACCGGCAACCCGAAGGCGGTCATCAATACCCAGCGCATGATCTGCGCCAACCAGGTGATGCTGCGCGAGACGCTGGCGTTCCTGAAGGATGAGCCGCCCGTCATCGTCGACTGGCTGCCGTGGAATCACACTTTTGGCGGCAATCACAATATCGGGCTGACGCTTTACAATGGCGGCTCCATGTATCTCGACGAGGGCAAGCCGATGCCTGGCGGCATCGACGAGACCGTGCGCAATCTCCAGGAGATTTCGCCGACGGTCTATTTCAACGTACCCAAGGGCTATGAATCGCTGCTGCCCTATCTGCGCGACGATGGGGCCTTGCGGAAGAAATTCTTTGCCCGCCTGCATGCGATGTTCTTCTCGGGCGCGGCGCTGTCGGCCTTTGTCTGGAACAGCCTCGACGAACTTTCGGTTCAGGAAACCGGCTATCGGGTGCCGATGCTGACTGGCCTCGGTGCCACCGAGACCGCGCCGTTCTTCATGTCGGTCAATCCGCTCACCAGCCGCTCCGGTCATGTCGGGCTGCCGGTGCTGGGCAATGATGCCAAGCTCGTACCCAACAACGGCAAGCTTGAGGTTCGCGCCAAGGGGCCGAACGTCATGCCGGGCTACTGGCGTCAGCCGGATATCACCGCGAAGTCCTTCGATGAGGAAGGCTTCTACAAGATGGGCGACGCCCTCAAGCCGGCCGTTGCAGATGATTTCGACGCCGGCTTCGATTTCGATGGCCGCATTGGAGAGGACTTTAAGCTGGCGAGCGGCACCTGGGTCAGCGTCGGCCCATTGCGCGCGCGCTTCGTCGCGGCCTGTGCGCCCTTGGTGCGCGACGTCGTCATTGCCGGCATCAACCGCGACGAAATCTCGGCGCTGGTGGTGCTCGACCTCGACGGCTGCCGCCTGATCAATCCGACGCTTCCGCTTGACGATCTCGCCGCCGCGGCGTCCGATCCGCTGATCGTTGCGGCCTTCCGCGAACGCTTCCAGAAGCTGGTGGCGGGCGCCACGGGCTCGTCGACCCGGATCGTGCGGGCGGTGTTGCTCGATACGCCGCTGTCGATCGACCGCGGCGAGGTCACCGACAAGGGCTCGATCAACCAGCGCGCGGTTCTGGAGAACCGCAGCGCGCTGATCGATGAGATCTATTCGCCCGCGCCGCCGGCGCAGGTAATCACGCTGTCATGA
- a CDS encoding GntR family transcriptional regulator: MTDRTADAPSSATLSSTLVGRLRNAIMRGDLMPGTRLNLDRMRANLGVSLSPLREALCRLENDGLVTIVDQRGYRVTPVSPENLAEVIRLRVELEVMALKEAMQHGDVAWEGRILATLHQLNRCKRSARSSITEQEAWEIAHRAFHAELIAACRMPLLQQFCATLHDQSDRYRRIFLKTHAPDRNVAEEHATIADAVIKRRVRAASAMLRAHIERTGRNIQSALGSG, translated from the coding sequence ATGACGGACAGAACGGCCGACGCTCCGAGTTCCGCAACGCTGTCGTCTACCCTGGTCGGCCGGCTGCGCAACGCAATCATGCGCGGCGACTTGATGCCCGGCACCAGGCTTAACCTCGACCGCATGCGCGCCAACCTCGGCGTCAGCCTGAGCCCGTTGCGCGAGGCGCTGTGTCGGCTCGAGAACGACGGCCTCGTCACCATCGTCGATCAACGCGGCTATCGGGTGACGCCGGTATCCCCGGAAAATCTGGCGGAGGTCATCCGGCTGCGCGTCGAACTCGAAGTCATGGCACTGAAGGAAGCAATGCAGCACGGCGACGTCGCGTGGGAAGGCCGAATCCTGGCGACGCTGCACCAGCTCAATCGCTGCAAGCGCAGCGCGCGCTCCTCGATAACGGAGCAGGAGGCATGGGAGATCGCCCACCGCGCGTTCCATGCCGAGCTGATCGCCGCATGCCGTATGCCGCTGCTGCAGCAGTTTTGCGCCACGCTTCACGACCAGAGCGATCGATACCGCCGTATCTTTTTGAAGACCCATGCCCCGGACCGGAACGTGGCGGAGGAGCACGCCACCATCGCCGACGCCGTGATCAAGCGTCGCGTTCGCGCAGCCAGCGCCATGTTGCGCGCCCACATCGAGCGCACCGGCCGAAATATTCAGAGCGCGCTGGGTAGCGGCTGA
- a CDS encoding carboxymuconolactone decarboxylase family protein, whose translation MNKLLSTLDDLERRYSDMIGLVPPKIAKRLKLGLEVDPGVVTALEDWRIAALTPQALDQKTVQLMSFAILLVQTSDAAANHARAAIKAGATLQELHASAAIAALFRGVAAFNLAGEILSTLFPEGAKGRASLVSIPPGEDK comes from the coding sequence ATGAACAAGCTGCTATCCACCCTCGATGATCTCGAACGTCGCTACAGCGATATGATCGGACTGGTGCCACCGAAGATTGCCAAGCGGCTGAAGCTCGGGCTTGAGGTCGATCCGGGTGTCGTTACCGCGCTCGAGGACTGGCGCATCGCGGCGCTGACGCCGCAGGCCCTCGATCAAAAGACCGTGCAACTGATGTCGTTCGCCATCCTGCTGGTTCAGACTTCGGACGCAGCCGCAAATCATGCCCGCGCCGCGATCAAGGCCGGCGCCACACTGCAGGAATTGCACGCGTCTGCGGCCATCGCAGCGCTGTTCCGCGGCGTCGCGGCCTTCAATCTTGCTGGCGAGATACTCAGCACGCTGTTTCCGGAAGGCGCCAAAGGACGAGCTTCGCTCGTCTCAATCCCTCCCGGGGAGGACAAGTGA